A part of Trueperaceae bacterium genomic DNA contains:
- a CDS encoding MurR/RpiR family transcriptional regulator, translating to MANARPSRHCLQRLRQSFTSLSAAQQRVAEFILQQPSQALSCSVQELASRCHTSPSTVVRLAKDIGFDGLKEMKIALAQEVGTLLPQFDATATLEDEGYAGTLLDNTVLGLRETIAGMDFTALDAAARALSNARHVDVYGVSTSYLVGRDLVEKLKRLGIYASSFDNAYTQAISSASLSAGDVAVAVTYSGETRGVVENLAMARDQGALTIALTNFRDSTIVQVADIVVPTSVTQHLLPDGSLGGRIAQLLVVDLLFIRLFAADPERFRSAFTKYNRILLQKLGRPDQRFDFGQEPWQQGAVRAEAGRADHAQDEREEGSK from the coding sequence ATGGCGAACGCCCGTCCCTCGCGCCACTGCCTTCAGCGGCTCCGCCAGAGCTTCACGAGCCTCTCGGCGGCGCAGCAGCGGGTGGCAGAGTTCATCTTGCAGCAGCCGAGCCAGGCCCTGAGCTGCTCGGTGCAAGAGCTTGCTTCCCGTTGTCATACCAGCCCGAGCACCGTCGTGCGGCTCGCGAAGGACATAGGCTTCGACGGCCTCAAGGAGATGAAGATCGCGTTGGCCCAGGAGGTCGGCACCCTCCTGCCGCAGTTCGACGCCACGGCGACGCTCGAGGACGAAGGCTACGCTGGCACGCTCCTCGACAACACCGTGCTCGGCCTGCGCGAGACGATCGCCGGCATGGACTTCACGGCCCTCGACGCCGCCGCGCGCGCCCTGAGCAACGCGAGGCACGTCGACGTCTACGGTGTGAGCACGTCGTACCTCGTCGGCAGGGACCTGGTGGAGAAGCTGAAGCGGCTCGGCATCTACGCGTCGAGCTTCGACAACGCCTACACGCAGGCCATCTCGTCGGCCAGCCTGAGCGCGGGCGACGTCGCCGTGGCCGTCACCTACTCCGGCGAGACGCGCGGCGTGGTCGAGAACCTGGCCATGGCGCGCGACCAGGGAGCCCTGACCATCGCGCTCACGAACTTCCGCGACTCGACGATCGTCCAAGTGGCCGACATCGTGGTGCCCACGTCAGTGACGCAGCACCTGCTGCCGGACGGCAGCCTGGGCGGACGCATCGCCCAGCTCCTCGTGGTCGACCTCCTGTTCATCCGGCTGTTCGCTGCCGACCCGGAGCGCTTCCGCTCCGCCTTCACCAAGTACAACCGCATCCTGCTTCAGAAGCTCGGCAGGCCCGACCAACGCTTCGACTTCGGTCAGGAGCCTTGGCAGCAGGGCGCCGTGCGAGCCGAGGCGGGCCGAGCCGACCACGCGCAGGACGAACGCGAGGAGGGAAGCAAGTGA
- a CDS encoding 2-phosphosulfolactate phosphatase, whose translation MLEVTDMELDVAFLPAGDPTDVAVVIDVLRMTTTAAALLAGGMRRLTIVAETDAALAHAASSGALLFGERMGLPYPGFDGGNSPVEHAKRDYGGRSAILCTTNGSKAVGLVAGARHVLLGAIVNAPAVARLAARLASERVTLVCAGTDGEVSLDDVLGAGCIATEVARLGGFEPTDAARIAMAVAADRAGVGATLASARHAHTLSELGFAEDVEYAATLGSVGGVARLVGRAPFEFEAVTAS comes from the coding sequence ATGCTAGAAGTGACCGACATGGAACTAGACGTGGCCTTCCTACCAGCCGGCGACCCGACCGACGTTGCCGTCGTCATCGACGTCTTGCGCATGACCACGACCGCGGCCGCCCTGCTGGCGGGCGGGATGCGGCGCCTGACCATCGTGGCCGAGACGGACGCGGCGTTGGCGCACGCCGCCAGCTCCGGCGCGCTGCTCTTCGGCGAGCGCATGGGGCTGCCTTACCCCGGCTTCGACGGGGGCAACTCGCCGGTCGAGCATGCCAAGCGCGACTACGGCGGCAGGTCGGCCATCCTCTGCACCACTAACGGCTCGAAGGCGGTCGGGTTGGTGGCAGGCGCCAGGCACGTGCTGCTCGGCGCCATCGTCAACGCCCCCGCCGTCGCGCGCCTCGCCGCGCGGCTGGCTAGCGAGCGCGTCACCCTCGTCTGCGCCGGCACGGACGGTGAGGTCTCGCTCGACGACGTGCTCGGAGCCGGCTGTATCGCGACGGAGGTCGCGCGGCTCGGCGGCTTCGAGCCGACGGACGCCGCTCGGATCGCCATGGCCGTGGCCGCCGACCGAGCGGGTGTGGGCGCCACGCTGGCCTCCGCGCGTCACGCGCATACGTTGAGCGAGCTGGGGTTCGCGGAGGACGTCGAGTACGCCGCCACGCTCGGCAGCGTCGGCGGGGTCGCGCGGCTCGTCGGCCGTGCGCCGTTCGAGTTCGAGGCCGTCACGGCGAGCTGA
- a CDS encoding ABC transporter permease: MHHFVVKRLLRGIATVWFVLTAVFLASRVAGDPVTFLLPDNATPDQRAELRQRLGLDKSVVEQYALYLRGVLAGDFGDSFRERRPVTQAFVERLPATLELAAASLALAVVLGAGAGILAALNRNRPLDRLIMSLTFIGQALPNFVLGIAMILVFSLLLRWLPSGGYGDWRSFVMPVITLGTSSASSIARLTRSGMLDVLKQDYVRTARAKGLVGAAIVLRHALRNAALPVVTLLGMQAGVLIAGSVIVETVFAWPGVGRLIVTAVTFGDFPVLQFAIVIVSASVVLANSLTDALYTVLDPRVRVA, encoded by the coding sequence ATGCATCACTTCGTCGTAAAACGCCTACTACGGGGGATCGCGACCGTCTGGTTCGTGCTCACCGCCGTGTTCCTCGCCTCCCGGGTGGCCGGCGACCCGGTCACCTTCCTCCTGCCGGACAACGCCACGCCTGACCAACGCGCGGAGCTGCGCCAACGGCTCGGGCTCGACAAGTCGGTGGTGGAGCAGTACGCGCTCTACCTACGGGGCGTGCTCGCGGGCGACTTCGGCGACAGCTTCAGGGAGCGCCGGCCGGTCACGCAGGCCTTCGTGGAGCGCCTGCCCGCCACGCTCGAGTTGGCGGCCGCCTCGCTCGCGCTGGCCGTCGTTCTCGGGGCGGGGGCAGGCATCCTCGCCGCCCTGAACCGCAACCGGCCACTGGACCGCCTCATAATGTCCCTCACCTTCATAGGCCAGGCCCTGCCGAACTTCGTGCTCGGGATCGCCATGATCCTCGTCTTCAGCCTGCTCCTGCGCTGGTTGCCGAGCGGCGGCTACGGCGACTGGCGCAGCTTCGTCATGCCGGTCATCACGCTCGGCACGAGCTCCGCCTCCAGCATCGCCAGGCTCACCCGCAGCGGCATGCTCGACGTCCTGAAGCAGGATTACGTCAGGACCGCGCGGGCCAAGGGGCTGGTCGGCGCCGCGATCGTCCTCAGGCACGCGCTGCGCAACGCCGCGCTGCCGGTCGTCACCCTCCTCGGCATGCAGGCCGGAGTCCTCATCGCGGGCTCGGTCATCGTCGAGACGGTGTTCGCGTGGCCGGGCGTCGGCCGGCTCATCGTCACGGCCGTGACCTTCGGCGACTTCCCCGTGCTGCAGTTCGCCATCGTGATCGTGTCCGCCAGCGTGGTGCTCGCCAACAGCCTGACGGACGCGCTCTACACGGTCCTCGACCCTAGGGTGCGTGTGGCGTGA
- a CDS encoding ABC transporter permease, with amino-acid sequence MTSRRARREAGEPARRTRRRGVPPLIVACWVILGLLVALAVLAPVIAPYDLRTQSLLQRLKPPVFLGGSTDHLLGTDQLGRDMLTRLLYGLRTTLGIAAIGTMIGMALGVTLGVLSGMLGGWLDDVVMFLVDVQMSLPFVLVALTVIAMLDTSLVVLVLVVGIAGWEIHARVVRGQVLAVKGLPFVEATQALGARLQRVALRHVLPNVISPIIVLTTVNFSYVVLLESALSFLGLGVQPPNTSLGALLGAGRDYMMSNWTLPAIPGLVIVTITMVVSLIGDWLRDVLDPRQRD; translated from the coding sequence GTGACGTCGAGGAGAGCGCGGCGCGAGGCGGGGGAGCCCGCGAGGCGGACACGCCGACGGGGGGTCCCGCCGCTCATCGTGGCCTGCTGGGTCATCCTCGGCCTCCTCGTGGCGCTGGCCGTCCTGGCGCCCGTCATCGCGCCTTACGACCTACGCACGCAGAGCCTCCTGCAGCGCCTCAAGCCGCCGGTCTTCCTGGGCGGCTCGACCGACCACCTCCTCGGCACCGACCAGCTCGGTCGCGACATGCTGACGCGGCTCCTCTACGGTCTACGGACCACGCTGGGCATCGCGGCGATCGGCACCATGATAGGCATGGCCCTCGGCGTGACCCTCGGCGTCCTGTCCGGCATGCTCGGCGGCTGGCTCGACGACGTCGTGATGTTCCTCGTTGACGTGCAGATGTCGTTGCCGTTCGTGCTCGTGGCGCTCACGGTCATCGCCATGCTCGACACGAGCCTCGTCGTGCTCGTGCTGGTGGTCGGCATCGCCGGCTGGGAGATCCACGCGCGCGTCGTCCGCGGTCAGGTGCTGGCCGTCAAGGGCCTCCCGTTCGTCGAGGCGACGCAGGCGCTCGGGGCACGGCTGCAGCGCGTGGCGCTCAGGCACGTCCTGCCGAACGTCATCTCGCCGATCATCGTGCTGACGACCGTCAACTTCAGCTACGTCGTGCTCCTCGAGTCCGCGCTCTCCTTCCTCGGCCTCGGCGTGCAGCCCCCCAACACGTCGCTCGGCGCGCTGCTAGGCGCCGGCCGCGACTACATGATGTCGAACTGGACCCTGCCCGCCATCCCTGGCCTGGTGATAGTCACGATCACCATGGTCGTCTCGCTCATCGGCGACTGGCTGCGCGACGTGCTCGACCCGCGCCAGCGCGACTGA
- a CDS encoding amidase, with translation MERLTIAEASELLRARTVSPVELIETHARRIERLDGVLNAFVTTTLDEARAAALAAEATFARGGARGPLHAVPVAHKDIYFTRGVRTTAGSRALADHVPDHDATVVELLAAAGAISLGKANCHELACGAMQGFGVTRNPWDPARAAGGSSSGSAAAVAAGLVMAATASDTGGSVRVPASFTGTVGLKPTFGRVSRHGLFPISYTLDHPALLTACVADAETVLGAMTAPDPKDRTTVAMRDAESRPAFYDDLAGLRLGVPTALLASGLDPEVEAALAAAVARFEELGATCVPVDVAGFDLVATTHSVIWLAEGASRLRGLIAGRRESVGAVVARRMLPGLLLSANDYFLAMHVRERLRESMGRLFATVDALVLPTTPFAAHAIDDLAAARSDVSRFNRLADLTGEPALALPCGFTAGGLPIGMQLMGRAWSEGLLLRVAGVYERATRWSERTPNERALTEWRDDGRAEAYLRRLEGLAADFGLVDGGEPNEAGAADWVRRRAAAAGLALAEADVDGLSGQARDLMSALAGMRASVDLAATTSALDYLV, from the coding sequence GTGGAACGCCTGACCATCGCGGAAGCGTCCGAGCTGCTTCGGGCCAGGACCGTGTCGCCCGTGGAGCTGATCGAGACGCACGCGCGCCGTATCGAGCGGCTCGACGGCGTCCTGAACGCCTTCGTGACTACCACCCTCGACGAGGCCAGGGCGGCCGCGCTCGCGGCGGAAGCCACCTTCGCGCGCGGCGGCGCGCGCGGCCCGCTGCACGCGGTCCCCGTGGCACACAAGGACATCTACTTCACCCGCGGGGTGAGGACGACCGCGGGCAGCCGCGCCCTGGCCGACCACGTCCCCGATCACGACGCGACCGTCGTAGAGCTCCTCGCCGCCGCCGGCGCGATCAGCCTCGGCAAGGCCAACTGCCACGAGCTCGCCTGCGGCGCCATGCAGGGCTTCGGCGTCACGCGCAACCCGTGGGACCCGGCCAGGGCGGCCGGCGGCTCGAGCTCGGGCTCGGCTGCGGCGGTGGCGGCGGGTCTCGTCATGGCGGCCACCGCGAGCGACACCGGCGGCTCCGTCAGGGTGCCGGCGTCCTTCACCGGCACCGTCGGTCTCAAGCCGACGTTCGGGCGGGTAAGCCGGCACGGCCTGTTCCCGATCAGCTACACGCTCGACCATCCGGCGCTGCTCACCGCGTGCGTGGCGGACGCCGAAACGGTGCTAGGGGCTATGACTGCTCCCGACCCCAAGGACAGGACGACGGTCGCGATGCGCGACGCGGAGAGCCGGCCGGCCTTCTACGACGACCTGGCGGGCTTGCGGCTGGGCGTCCCCACCGCGCTGCTCGCCTCCGGGCTCGACCCCGAGGTGGAGGCGGCGCTAGCCGCCGCCGTCGCGCGCTTCGAGGAGCTCGGCGCTACCTGCGTGCCCGTGGACGTGGCGGGGTTCGACCTCGTCGCTACCACGCACTCCGTCATCTGGCTGGCGGAAGGGGCGAGCAGGCTGCGGGGGCTCATCGCGGGCCGGAGGGAGAGCGTCGGGGCTGTGGTCGCGCGGCGGATGCTGCCCGGCCTCCTGCTCTCCGCGAACGACTACTTCCTCGCCATGCACGTCAGGGAGCGCTTGAGGGAGTCGATGGGCAGGCTCTTCGCTACCGTCGACGCCCTGGTGCTGCCGACCACGCCGTTCGCCGCTCACGCGATCGACGACCTGGCCGCGGCGCGGAGCGACGTGTCGCGCTTCAACCGTCTCGCCGACCTGACCGGTGAACCGGCCTTGGCCCTGCCGTGCGGTTTCACGGCCGGAGGCCTCCCCATCGGCATGCAGCTGATGGGGAGGGCGTGGAGCGAGGGGCTCCTGCTCCGCGTGGCGGGGGTCTACGAGCGGGCCACGCGCTGGAGCGAGCGGACGCCGAACGAGCGCGCCCTGACCGAGTGGCGCGACGACGGGCGGGCGGAGGCGTACCTGCGCCGACTGGAAGGCCTCGCGGCGGACTTCGGCCTGGTGGACGGCGGCGAGCCGAACGAGGCCGGGGCCGCGGACTGGGTGAGACGACGGGCGGCGGCGGCAGGGCTAGCGCTCGCCGAAGCCGACGTCGACGGCTTGAGCGGACAGGCGCGCGACCTGATGAGCGCGCTGGCGGGCATGCGCGCCTCCGTCGATCTCGCCGCGACGACCTCGGCCCTCGACTACCTGGTCTAG
- a CDS encoding ABC transporter substrate-binding protein, whose product MRRALVALVIALAGIAWAQDARPALRIGVTGLPDGLDPAVNINIGANGFRTLYSVFDRLIHRDFLAGGLQPGLATAWHWVDDTTLELELRQGVKFHDGSDFGSDDVVYTFERIIDPASDFVTARGTLKNVAQVEAVDEYTVRIHTNTPDPVLEQVLTMQETAILPAGAYATPEDASRFNQLPVGTGPYKVTSFSTGDQLTLTAFDAYWEGQPTAKEVVFRVIPETAARITALVNGEVDIITAVPPDQLDTIRRFSGVAVREAVLDNIHLLRYNTNNPALSDKLLRQAMNLAIDRQLLSDALWGGAAEVPRSHQFKAFGDMYDADRPVDVYDPQRARELLAESNYTGQTIYLNAHPTWYVNFMAASEAIVEMWRAIGIDAQVRVVSGPAELFGLAADDPMAMVNTWSNSMRYADPAGGLWANWSPSGPPQASGYWNAPEEFNRLGAEALQTTDRDTRRADYWRMLDIWEDEAPGTTLYYSVEFYGVRDGVNWQPYSDFYMDLRPSNLSFD is encoded by the coding sequence ATGCGCAGAGCGCTCGTCGCACTCGTCATAGCCTTGGCCGGCATCGCCTGGGCCCAGGACGCGAGGCCGGCCTTGAGGATCGGGGTCACCGGTCTGCCCGACGGCCTGGACCCCGCGGTCAACATCAACATCGGGGCCAACGGCTTCCGTACCCTCTACTCCGTCTTCGACCGTCTCATCCACCGTGACTTCCTCGCGGGCGGCCTCCAACCCGGTCTGGCCACCGCCTGGCACTGGGTCGACGACACGACGCTCGAGCTCGAGCTCCGCCAGGGCGTGAAGTTCCACGACGGCAGCGACTTCGGCAGCGACGACGTCGTCTACACGTTCGAACGGATCATCGATCCCGCGTCGGACTTCGTGACCGCGCGCGGCACCCTCAAGAACGTCGCGCAAGTCGAGGCCGTCGACGAGTACACGGTGCGGATCCACACCAACACCCCCGACCCCGTGCTGGAACAGGTCCTGACCATGCAGGAGACGGCCATCCTGCCGGCCGGCGCCTACGCCACGCCGGAGGACGCCTCGCGGTTCAACCAGCTGCCCGTCGGCACCGGGCCGTACAAGGTGACGTCGTTCTCCACGGGCGACCAGCTGACCCTCACGGCGTTCGACGCCTACTGGGAAGGCCAGCCTACGGCCAAGGAGGTCGTGTTCCGGGTGATCCCCGAGACGGCCGCGCGCATCACGGCGCTCGTCAACGGCGAGGTCGACATCATCACGGCCGTACCGCCGGACCAGCTCGACACCATCCGCAGGTTCTCGGGCGTCGCGGTCCGCGAGGCCGTTCTCGACAACATCCACCTGCTCCGCTACAACACGAACAACCCGGCGCTGTCAGACAAGCTCCTCCGGCAAGCCATGAACCTCGCCATCGACCGCCAGCTTCTGTCAGACGCCCTCTGGGGCGGCGCCGCAGAGGTACCGCGCAGCCACCAGTTCAAGGCCTTCGGCGACATGTACGACGCCGATCGGCCGGTCGACGTCTACGACCCGCAGCGCGCCCGCGAGCTGCTCGCCGAGTCGAACTACACGGGCCAGACGATCTACCTGAACGCCCACCCGACCTGGTACGTGAACTTCATGGCGGCCTCCGAGGCCATCGTCGAGATGTGGCGCGCCATCGGCATCGACGCCCAGGTGCGGGTCGTGTCCGGTCCGGCCGAGCTCTTCGGCCTGGCGGCGGACGATCCGATGGCCATGGTGAACACGTGGTCGAACTCCATGCGCTACGCCGACCCGGCCGGCGGCCTCTGGGCCAACTGGAGCCCGTCGGGCCCGCCCCAGGCGAGCGGCTACTGGAACGCCCCCGAGGAGTTCAACCGCCTCGGCGCCGAGGCCCTCCAGACGACCGACCGCGACACCCGCCGCGCCGACTACTGGCGCATGCTCGACATCTGGGAGGACGAGGCGCCGGGTACGACCCTCTACTACTCCGTGGAGTTCTACGGCGTGCGCGACGGCGTGAACTGGCAGCCGTACAGCGACTTCTACATGGACCTGAGGCCCTCGAACCTGTCGTTCGACTAG